From a region of the Triticum aestivum cultivar Chinese Spring chromosome 7D, IWGSC CS RefSeq v2.1, whole genome shotgun sequence genome:
- the LOC123165255 gene encoding receptor kinase-like protein Xa21: MASSGVLFPGFVWFLCLFGFFCCLPLAICDETENDRQSLLCFKSWLSGPAGVLASWSNTSLDVCEWHGITCSTVSPRRVIALDLDSEGISGSISPCIANLTSLTRLQLSNNSFSGGIPSELGLLSRLRDLNLSMNTLEGNIPPELSACSQLQILGLWNNSLHGDIPPSLSQCKHLQEINLRNNNLQGSIPSAFGNLPELRILVLASTGLTGNIPPSLGSSPHLTYVDLGNNALLGVIPEFLANSSSLQVLRLMKNNFTGKLPSALFTTSSLIAICLQQNSFVGSIPSVTATSPPIKYLYLRKNHLSGIIPSSLGNLSSLVHLRLAENQLVGSIPESLGYIPTLETLTLDINNLSGPVPLSLLNMSSLTVLAIAKNSLVGKLPFDIGHTLPNIQRLILSENSFDGPIPASLLKAYSLRMLHLDNNRFTGFIPFFGSLQNLEKLDLGHNKLEAGDWGFVSSLSNCSRLSMLGLDGNNLQGKLPSSIGNLSNSLESLWLSSNQIYGPIPPEIGNLKSLNNLYTGNNLLTGNIPPTLGKLHRLVYLSLAENRLSGQIPDTIGNLVQLSMLKLDWNNFSGRIPASIAHCTQLSILNLAHNSLVGSIPSKIFKISTLTEELDLSHNYLSGEMPDVGNLIHLKKMNMSNNRLSGDIPSTLGQCVDLEYLEMQSNFFIGSIPQSFARLSNIKNMDISQNNLSGEIPEPLKSLKHLQYLNLSFNQFRGPIPRGGVFDIAGAVSIERSYHLCTSFPTGGMSLCSALVDKKRKHKSLILVLEIVLPIVGVTMIIMSCIVIIYRKKRMQANLHLQHVNEHTKKISYEDIVKATDRFSSANLIGSGSFGRVYKGSLQFQEDQVAIKIFDLDIYGAHRSFIAECEALRNVRHRNLVKIITSCSSVDHSGADFKALVFPYMPNGNLEMWLHPADHEHGERNTLSLSQRINVALDVAFALDYLHNQCASPIIHCDLKPSNILLGLDMAAYVIDFGLARFLFSAPNAHQDSSISACHLKGSIGYIPPEYGISGQISTKGDVYSFGVLLLQLITGCSPTDDKFSDGISLHDFVGRAFTKNIHEVVDPTMLQDDRNAADLMKNCVIPLIAIGLSCSTTSPKDRPDMGQVSTDILRIKHAASHMRAR; this comes from the exons ATGGCATCTTCCGGTGTCTTGTTTCCAGGTTTTGTTTGGTTTCTGTGCCTCTTTGGCTTTTTTTGCTGCCTGCCATTAGCCATCTGCGATGAAACCGAAAATGATAGACAATCCCTTCTTTGCTTCAAGTCCTGGCTCTCGGGTCCAGCGGGAGTTTTAGCTTCATGGAGCAACACGTCCCTCGACGTTTGCGAGTGGCATGGGATCACCTGCAGCACGGTGTCCCCTCGGCGTGTGATTGCGCTGGACCTTGACTCAGAAGGCATCTCAGGCTCCATATCACCTTGCATTGCCAACCTGACCTCTCTTACAAGGCTGCAACTGTCAAATAATAGCTTCAGTGGCGGCATACCATCAGAGCTTGGCCTCCTGAGCCGGCTCCGCGACCTCAACCTCAGCATGAACACTTTGGAAGGTAACATCCCGCCTGAACTCTCTGCATGTTCGCAACTCCAAATCCTTGGTTTGTGGAACAATTCCCTCCACGGAGACATCCCACCTAGCCTTAGCCAATGCAAACATCTTCAAGAGATTAACCTTCGCAACAATAACCTCCAAGGAAGCATCCCTTCTGCTTTTGGGAATCTCCCTGAGCTGCGCATACTAGTTCTCGCTAGCACTGGGCTTACCGGCAACATACCTCCATCTTTAGGCAGCAGCCCTCATCTCACATATGTCGATCTTGGGAACAATGCTCTCTTAGGGGTCATCCCAGAGTTCCTAGCAAACAGTTCATCTCTTCAAGTACTTCGACTCATGAAAAATAATTTTACTGGAAAACTCCCAAGTGCTCTCTTCACCACTTCTTCACTTATTGCTATTTGCCTCCAACAGAACAGTTTTGTTGGTTCAATACCTTCTGTTACTGCCACATCTCCCCCAATTAAATATCTCTACTTAAGGAAGAACCATCTTTCAGGAATAATACCTTCCTCACTAGGCAACCTGTCCTCCCTGGTTCATCTTCGCCTTGCAGAAAATCAGTTAGTTGGGAGCATCCCAGAGAGCTTAGGTTATATTCCTACACTAGAGACATTGACCTTGGACATAAACAACTTATCTGGGCCAGTCCCATTGTCTTTACTCAACATGTCATCCCTCACAGTTCTTGCCATCGCAAAAAACTCTCTTGTCGGAAAATTACCCTTCGACATCGGCCACACGCTTCCAAATATTCAGAGATTAATACTATCAGAGAACAGTTTTGATGGGCCAATCCCAGCCTCTCTTCTCAAAGCTTACAGCCTACGCATGCTTCACCTGGATAATAATAGGTTTACTGGATTCATACCATTCTTCGGTTCACTGCAAAATTTAGAGAAACTTGATCTGGGGCACAACAAGCTAGAAGCAGGTGATTGGGGCTTTGTTTCTTCACTATCAAATTGCTCCAGGTTGAGTATGCTGGGGCTGGATGGAAACAACCTCCAAGGGAAATTACCAAGTTCTATTGGCAATCTTTCCAATAGTCTTGAGTCATTGTGGCTAAGTAGCAACCAAATTTATGGGCCTATACCACCTGAGATTGGCAACCTTAAGAGCCTCAATAATTTGTACACGGGTAATAATCTTCTCACTGGAAATATACCACCAACACTTGGGAAACTGCATAGATTGGTCTATCTATCCTTAGCAGAAAACCGGCTTTCCGGGCAGATTCCAGATACTATTGGCAATCTTGTCCAGCTGAGTATGCTGAAATTGGATTGGAACAACTTTAGTGGAAGGATACCAGCAAGTATAGCACATTGCACTCAACTGAGTATACTCAACCTTGCTCACAACTCACTAGTTGGGAGTATACCAAGCAAAATCTTCAAAATCTCTACACTTACTGAAGAGTTGGACTTGTCACACAATTACTTGTCTGGAGAAATGCCTGACGTCGGCAATCTGATTCATCTGAAGAAAATGAACATGTCAAATAACAGGCTGTCTGGCGACATACCATCAACTCTCGGCCAGTGTGTGGATCTGGAGTATCTTGAGATGCAAAGCAACTTCTTTATAGGAAGCATTCCACAGTCTTTTGCCAGATTATCCAACATAAAAAATATGGATATTTCTCAGAACAATTTGTCCGGAGAAATACCAGAGCCTCTCAAATCCTTGAAACACCTCCAATACCTCAATTTATCCTTCAACCAGTTTCGTGGACCAATTCCGAGAGGTGGTGTTTTTGACATTGCTGGTGCAGTATCAATTGAAAGAAGTTATCATCTGTGTACAAGCTTTCCAACAGGAGGTATGTCCCTTTGCTCTGCACTGGTTgacaagaaaagaaaacacaagTCATTGATTCTTGTCCTAGAGATTGTGTTGCCCATTGTTGGTGTCACTATGATTATTATGTCATGTATTGTGATAATTTATCGGAAGAAGAGAatgcaagccaatctccatttGCAACATGTCAATGAGCACACAAAAAAGATATCATATGAAGACATTGTAAAGGCAACAGATAGATTCTCTTCTGCAAACTTAATTGGTTCTGGATCATTTGGAAGGGTTTATAAGGGCAGTCTCCAGTTTCAAGAAGATCAAGTTGCCATCAAGATTTTTGACCTTGACATTTATGGAGCACATAGGAGCTTCATAGCAGAGTGTGAAGCCCTTCGTAATGTGCGCCATCGAAATCTTGTAAAAATCATTACTTCATGCTCTTCAGTGGATCATAGTGGGGCAGATTTCAAGGCCCTAGTGTTCCCATACATGCCAAATGGTAACCTAGAAATGTGGCTACACCCGGCGGATCATGAACATGGTGAAAGAAATACTCTGTCATTAAGCCAAAGGATTAATGTAGCCTTGGATGTAGCGTTTGCTTTGGATTATCTTCACAACCAGTGTGCATCTCCAATTATACATTGCGACTTGAAGCCAAGCAATATTCTTTTGGGTCTTGATATGGCTGCATACGTCATCGACTTTGGCCTAGCAAGATTTTTGTTCAGCGCGCCAAATGCACATCAAGACAGTTCAATAAGTGCCTGCCACCTAAAAGGATCCATAGGATACATTCCACCAG AGTATGGCATCAGTGGACAGATATCAACCAAGGGCGATGTCTACAGTTTTGGGGTGCTTCTGTTACAACTGATAACAGGGTGCAGTCCAACTGATGACAAATTCAGTGATGGTATAAGCCTTCATGACTTTGTTGGTAGAGCATTTACAAAGAATATTCATGAGGTTGTTGATCCCACAATGCTACAAGACGACAGGAATGCAGCTGACCTGATGAAGAATTGTGTTATCCCACTGATTGCAATCGGCCTCTCTTGCTCCACGACATCACCAAAAGACCGGCCAGATATGGGACAAGTTTCTACTGATATCCTTAGAATCAAGCACGCGGCCTCACACATGCGTGCCAGATGA
- the LOC123165254 gene encoding receptor kinase-like protein Xa21, translated as MCGRKYVHPLGTLSSTLPLVLVLCSLVHASSLGATALQNDSNTDLHALRCLKLHLTSSAGLLASWENDSLPFCGWSGVTCSKRHASRVVALDLESLDLSGQIPSCVSNLTFLRRIHIPNNQLTGQIPPELGRLNRLRYLNLSTNHLSGTIPSTLSSCFRLQIIDLGSNSLHGEIPQTLSGCSHIQQLNLGHNMLRGGIPQGLGMLRNLSVLDLASNSLTGNIPLSLGSSSYLHSVVLTNNSLTGPIPPHLANSSSLQLLSLTRNSLGGEIPSALFNSTSLQKLSLGLNNFVGSIPASSNIDSPLQYLILQSNNLSGTIPPSLGNFSSLRRLSLADNNFQGRIPMSIGNIPYLQVLDLTYNFLSGTVPGTLYNMSALTYLGMGTNILVGEIPYNIGYTLPNIQTLIMQGNQFQGQIPTSLANTTNLQMIDLRENQFHGVVPSLGTLTGLVDLDLGGNQLEAGDWSFLSSLSNCTQLMKLRLDENNLQGVLPKSIGSLSKSLGLLLLRSNKISGIIPHEIQYLTSLELLYMDQNLLTGYIPESLGNLPNLFVLSLFKNKLSGSIPLSVGNLSQLSELYLQENNLSGPIPGALAGCKKLEQLNLSCNSFDGRIPKELFTLISLSQCLDLSHNQLSGQIPLEIGNLKNLGPLNISHNQLSGQIPPTLGQCVHLESLHMECNLFHGKIPHSFKSLGGIIEMDLSQNNLSGEIPDFFKFFKSMKLLNLSFNNLEGPVPSDGIFQNGSKVFIQGNVKLCTSIPLLQLPFCNAEASKQRNVSSIFKIVGFTVLSLVLLSCFATIILKKKKKLKQEAHPSCKELKKFTYANLVRATNGFSPDNLVGSGKYGSVYRGRIESEEHEVAIKVFKLNQLGAPKSFIVECEALRNTRHRNLIRVITACSTIDPTGHDFKAIVLEYSVNGDLGSWLHPTVHEDGQRRPLSFGTRIVIAVDIAAALDYLHNQCVPPMAHCDLKPSNVLLDDFMGARVGDFGLAKFLHSYNSSDIHTSTSLVGPRGSVGYIAPEYGFGSKISTEGDVFSYGVIILEMLTGKRPTDEMFKDGLSLYKFVEKSFPQKIEEILDPRIVPGYRNEGEDAGGDLDREAHPMVAMNCIIKLIELGLLCSAETPKDRPTIQHIYNEVITIKESFSALQS; from the exons ATGTGTGGTAGAAAATATGTGCATCCTCTTGGCACTCTCAGTTCCACACTTCCCCTAGTCCTTGTCCTCTGCTCCCTTGTTCATGCATCTTCATTAGGTGCTACGGCACTCCAAAATGATTCTAACACCGACCTCCATGCTCTCCGCTGCCTCAAACTCCATCTCACCAGCTCTGCTGGACTCCTAGCCTCCTGGGAAAATGACTCGCTGCCGTTCTGCGGTTGGTCCGGTGTTACTTGCAGCAAGAGACACGCATCTCGTGTCGTTGCACTGGACCTCGAGTCACTTGACCTCAGTGGACAGATACCGTCTTGTGTAAGCAATCTCACTTTCCTCAGGAGAATCCACATCCCAAACAATCAACTTACTGGCCAAATACCACCTGAACTTGGCCGTCTAAATAGGCTGCGGTACCTTAACCTCAGCACAAATCATCTTAGTGGCACGATCCCGAGCACTCTGTCTTCATGCTTTCGCCTTCAAATTATTGATCTTGGGAGTAACTCCCTTCATGGTGAGATCCCCCAAACCCTGAGCGGATGTTCACATATCCAACAGCTCAACTTGGGTCACAACATGCTTAGAGGAGGTATCCCACAAGGGTTGGGGATGCTCCGCAACCTTTCCGTTTTGGATCTTGCTAGCAATAGTCTGACGGGCAACATTCCACTTTCACTTGGAAGCAGCTCTTATCTTCATTCTGTTGTTCTCACAAACAATAGCCTCACAGGACCTATCCCGCCTCATCTAGCTAATAGTTCATCACTTCAACTTTTATCCTTGACAAGAAATAGCCTGGGTGGAGAGATTCCTTCTGCGCTGTTTAACAGCACGTCACTTCAAAAGTTATCCCTAGGACTGAACAATTTTGTCGGGTCCATACCAGCTTCGTCGAACATTGATTCACCCTTACAATACCTTATCTTGCAATCAAATAATCTTTCTGGCACCATACCTCCTTCTTTAGGGAATTTTTCTTCCCTTCGCCGGCTCTCGCTAGCAGATAATAATTTCCAAGGTAGAATCCCGATGAGTATAGGCAATATTCCGTACCTGCAAGTACTAGATCTCACTTATAACTTCTTGTCAGGGACTGTCCCTGGCACTCTCTACAACATGTCAGCACTTACATACCTTGGCATGGGTACAAACATACTTGTAGGGGAAATTCCATATAACATCGGGTATACCCTTCCAAATATCCAGACTTTGATTATGCAAGGAAACCAATTCCAAGGCCAAATCCCCACTTCACTAGCCAACACAACCAATCTTCAGATGATCGACCTCCGAGAGAATCAATTCCATGGTGTTGTTCCTTCTCTTGGAACTCTTACTGGTCTAGTCGATCTAGATCTAGGTGGGAATCAACTTGAAGCAGGAGATTGGTCTTTCTTATCCTCATTGAGCAATTGCACACAACTGATGAAGTTGCGTTTGGATGAAAATAACCTTCAGGGTGTCTTGCCCAAGTCCATTGGAAGCCTTTCAAAAAGCTTAGGGTTACTGCTATTGAGATCAAATAAAATATCTGGCATTATACCACACGAGATACAGTACTTGACAAGCCTCGAACTTCTTTACATGGACCAGAATTTGCTTACTGGATATATTCCCGAATCACTTGGAAATCTTCCAAACTTATTTGTCTTAAGCTTGTTCAAGAACAAACTTTCCGGATCAATTCCGCTTTCTGTTGGTAATCTGAGTCAACTGAGTGAGCTCTATTTACAGGAAAATAATTTGAGTGGTCCTATCCCAGGAGCTTTAGCAGGCTGCAAAAAGTTGGAACAACTGAACCTCTCTTGTAACAGCTTTGATGGAAGAATACCAAAGGAGCTCTTTACTCTTATCTCCCTTTCCCAGTGTCTGGACTTGTCTCACAACCAACTCTCTGGACAGATACCTCTGGAGATTGGCAATCTGAAAAATCTTGGGCCACTAAATATTTCCCATAATCAATTGTCTGGACAAATACCCCCCACTCTAGGTCAGTGCGTCCATTTGGAGTCCCTCCACATGGAGTGTAACCTCTTTCATGGGAAAATCCCTCACTCCTTCAAAAGTTTGGGAGGAATCATTGAGATGGATCTATCTCAAAACAACTTATCTGGTGAAATCCCTGACTTCTTTAAGTTCTTTAAGTCTATGAAGCTTCTCAATTTGTCCTTCAATAACCTCGAGGGTCCAGTACCATCAGATGGGATATTTCAGAATGGAAGCAAGGTTTTCATTCAAGGGAACGTGAAGTTATGTACCAGCATTCCATTGCTACAGCTGCCATTTTGCAATGCAGAGGCATCCAAACAAAGGAATGTATCCAGCATTTTCAAGATAGTAGGATTTACAGTTCTCTCCTTGGTCCTGTTATCATGCTTTGCAACCATTAttttgaagaagaaaaagaaactcaAACAAGAAGCTCATCCATCCTGCAAAGAGTTGAAGAAGTTCACATATGCAAATTTAGTGAGAGCAACAAATGGTTTCTCACCAGATAACTTGGTCGGTTCAGGAAAATATGGGTCTGTGTACAGAGGTAGAATTGAATCTGAAGAACATGAAGTTGCCATCAAAGTTTTCAAACTCAATCAACTCGGAGCACCAAAAAGCTTCATTGTTGAGTGTGAAGCATTGAGAAATACTCGTCACAGGAATCTTATAAGGGTGATTACTGCATGCTCAACGATTGATCCAACAGGACATGATTTCAAAGCTATTGTTCTTGAATATAGTGTTAACGGCGACCTGGGAAGTTGGCTCCATCCAACAGTCCATGAGGATGGTCAGAGAAGGCCATTGAGTTTCGGTACAAGAATAGTAATAGCAGTGGACATAGCTGCAGCTTTGGATTACCTCCATAAccaatgtgtgcctcctatggCACACTGCGATCTGAAGCCTAGCAATGTCCTTTTGGATGATTTCATGGGCGCACGTGTTGGCGATTTCGGGTTGGCTAAGTTCCTGCATAGTTACAATTCTTCGGACATTCATACTTCTACAAGCTTAGTGGGGCCAAGAGGATCAGTTGGATACATTGCCCCAG AATATGGCTTTGGGAGCAAAATCTCCACTGAGGGCGATGTATTTAGCTATGGAGTCATCATCTTAGAAATGCTAACAGGAAAGCGTCCAACTGATGAGATGTTTAAAGATGGCCTGAGCCTTtacaaatttgttgaaaaatcattTCCTCAAAAGATTGAGGAGATTCTAGACCCTAGAATAGTTCCAGGTTATAGAAATGAAGGTGAGGATGCAGGCGGTGATTTAGACCGGGAAGCTCATCCAATGGTTGCAATGAACTGCATCATAAAGCTCATTGAGCTTGGGTTGTTGTGCTCTGCGGAGACACCTAAAGATCGGCCAACTATACAGCACATATACAACGAAGTTATCACAATCAAAGAATCATTCTCAGCATTGCAGAGCTGA